The following are encoded together in the Anaerolineae bacterium genome:
- a CDS encoding S8 family serine peptidase, translating into MSPLVQLIQRGADNFTRFRSFRPIRTFFWSLLISSLLMGLLLILSLQHLSASDRAAYREAQTAADRCQNALSANPVAERNRDGAPSSALCALLDPTLARALAQAGPNDLIPVIVVLREQAEPEAVVRLAASPAQARARLIVNLRALADRAQAPLQAYLEAERVAGRVTEYIPFWIFNGLTVRARPEVIRALAARPEIAIIRLDQYRQWIPTPSPLSHPSPALQEREGNIAKSSGDEARTEWNLIRIRAPEVWASLGISGTGVVVAGMDTGADWLHPALQANYRGYNPRGPARHWGNWYDPVTRSLYPIDDHGHGTHTLGIAVGREGIGIAPGARWIGVKVLDRRGYGYDSWIHAGFQWLLAPNNDPTLAPDVVNCSWGSEDATSTIFQNDLRVLRAAGIFVVFANGNRGPGPRTVLSPASLPEAFAVGATDGEDRIASFSSRGPSPWGEIRPHVVAPGVAVRSALPGGVYHAMSGTSMASPHVAGLVALLRSVNSTLDITQTAFLITSTAIPLSSAVSNNDAGWGRIDAFAAVASLMNAGVVQGMVVRAGDGAPIPGATVTAAFHGNGGGGSATTDGSGRYRLSLAPGPYDLTVRAFGYASTTLYGVIITPGATVTANFVLTPLPTGILRVSVTDGATGAPLIATLTVLDTPLETVASTAEFVLPAGIYAIRARALGHYVITTTAQVTPEKVVAITLALPPAPSILLVDSGAWYYGSQIAYYRQALDDLSLAYDEWIIRQPPDDTPTADVLAPYDVVIWSAPQDAPGYIGAQDAITTYLSAGGRLFLSGQDIGFLDAWMPYYEKYLKARLVEDTSNLWTLKGLPGGPFFSLTLSIAGPGGADNQQSPDVITPADLDAAIPILAYAEDGYGGIAAGTCLNYRAIYLSFGFEAIHDRETRREVMRRALDWLTAPAPDVGLELRVVGAMRTSYRHTAIGPPGTVVTHKLRVRNTGRGSTPDIVNPILEGADWLTRLSASYLSLPACTSATLTVSVTVPTIATWNAHDVLTLTLRSTISSSLSATAILTSKAPAPILLVDDDRWYEQVEKYRSAMETAGLPYDLWETHAALGSGGQGSPPAEILRWYPIIVWWTGYDWYEPVNAQEELALMTYLKEGGRLFLTSQDFLYYHTSSPLRPLLGVLTHTEDVTPTVAMVVPENPVGLRGGPWPLTYPYRNFSDGLVPTPGTAVALRDEIWRGIGLARRGIPKKGFAPPEATVFFSFPWETLPEEARSAVIRQVVGYLSWLGGSSFFADRGAASAGATINYTLRLLNDGPIPIIAAVSNAFPSDLGTAPTLVWTGTLSPGEPLTFILPVTLTTGLSPGTAVPHTVRIALIEQGIVFSRTAVIRVNAPDLGASTLRCEPRSTKPREPVTCILRLTNTGPVDASRVTVQITGTLRISDVPWTGPLRTGETITLTWKVIPSVEEGYVVALIEDEVGGRWERPSWVKVQAWRAYLPLILRSR; encoded by the coding sequence GATCTCCTCTTTGCTAATGGGGCTGCTGCTGATTCTCAGCTTACAGCACCTCTCTGCCTCTGACCGCGCCGCTTACAGAGAAGCACAGACCGCCGCAGATCGCTGTCAGAATGCTCTGAGCGCGAACCCCGTTGCAGAGCGTAATCGTGATGGAGCCCCGTCCTCTGCACTCTGTGCCCTGCTCGATCCTACTCTGGCTCGCGCCTTGGCCCAGGCCGGCCCAAACGATCTCATCCCTGTGATCGTCGTCCTGCGAGAACAGGCGGAGCCTGAAGCGGTAGTTCGCTTGGCAGCGTCCCCGGCTCAGGCCCGTGCGCGTCTCATCGTCAACCTGCGGGCGCTAGCCGATCGCGCGCAGGCCCCCCTACAAGCCTATCTGGAAGCCGAACGCGTCGCTGGACGGGTGACGGAGTACATCCCTTTCTGGATTTTCAACGGCCTCACTGTCCGTGCCCGCCCCGAGGTCATTCGAGCACTGGCAGCCCGCCCCGAAATCGCTATTATCCGCCTGGATCAATATCGACAGTGGATCCCTACCCCATCTCCTCTCTCTCACCCTTCTCCTGCTCTACAAGAGAGGGAAGGGAATATCGCTAAAAGCAGTGGAGACGAGGCAAGGACCGAGTGGAATCTCATCCGCATTCGCGCGCCCGAAGTCTGGGCCAGCCTGGGTATCTCCGGCACTGGTGTGGTCGTGGCGGGGATGGACACAGGCGCAGATTGGCTTCACCCGGCTCTTCAGGCCAATTATCGAGGCTATAATCCTCGTGGCCCCGCCCGACATTGGGGCAATTGGTATGATCCTGTCACCAGATCATTGTATCCAATAGACGATCACGGTCACGGCACCCACACTCTGGGCATCGCCGTTGGCCGAGAGGGGATTGGCATCGCACCAGGCGCCCGCTGGATCGGTGTCAAGGTCCTAGACCGTCGTGGCTATGGTTATGATTCCTGGATTCACGCTGGTTTTCAATGGCTCCTAGCCCCTAACAATGACCCTACCTTGGCTCCTGATGTGGTCAACTGCTCTTGGGGAAGTGAGGACGCCACGTCCACCATCTTTCAGAATGACCTTCGTGTACTACGTGCCGCCGGCATCTTCGTCGTCTTCGCTAATGGCAATCGGGGCCCCGGGCCGAGGACGGTCCTCTCTCCTGCCTCGCTCCCTGAGGCCTTCGCCGTCGGCGCCACCGACGGCGAAGATCGTATCGCCTCCTTCTCCAGCCGAGGGCCCTCCCCCTGGGGCGAGATACGACCTCACGTCGTTGCGCCAGGCGTCGCCGTTCGCTCTGCTCTTCCGGGCGGAGTTTATCACGCAATGAGCGGCACCTCCATGGCGTCTCCCCATGTTGCGGGTTTGGTGGCACTTCTCCGCTCCGTCAACTCGACGCTGGACATCACCCAAACTGCCTTCCTCATCACCAGCACCGCCATTCCGCTGAGCAGTGCTGTATCCAACAATGACGCCGGCTGGGGACGGATAGACGCCTTCGCCGCCGTGGCCTCGCTGATGAACGCTGGAGTGGTTCAGGGGATGGTTGTCCGGGCAGGGGATGGGGCTCCCATTCCCGGCGCAACTGTCACTGCAGCCTTCCACGGCAACGGAGGGGGGGGATCCGCAACAACCGACGGATCTGGCCGCTACCGCCTTTCCCTGGCTCCTGGCCCCTATGACTTAACTGTTCGCGCTTTCGGCTATGCATCCACCACTCTCTACGGGGTCATCATCACCCCCGGCGCCACCGTAACGGCCAACTTCGTCCTAACCCCCCTTCCTACTGGCATTCTGCGGGTTTCTGTGACCGATGGAGCCACCGGCGCGCCTCTCATCGCAACTCTCACAGTGCTGGATACTCCTCTGGAAACGGTCGCCTCGACAGCCGAGTTTGTCCTACCCGCCGGAATATATGCCATTCGCGCTCGCGCGCTGGGACATTACGTCATCACGACTACCGCTCAGGTAACTCCTGAGAAGGTCGTCGCGATCACCCTGGCGCTTCCTCCCGCTCCCTCTATCTTACTGGTGGACTCTGGCGCCTGGTACTATGGGAGCCAGATCGCCTACTATCGCCAGGCACTGGACGACTTGTCCTTGGCCTATGACGAGTGGATCATCCGCCAACCGCCCGACGACACTCCTACCGCCGATGTCCTAGCCCCCTACGATGTCGTCATCTGGAGCGCGCCGCAGGATGCCCCAGGCTATATCGGCGCGCAAGACGCCATCACGACCTACCTCTCGGCAGGTGGACGGCTCTTCCTGAGCGGGCAAGACATCGGCTTTCTGGATGCCTGGATGCCGTACTATGAAAAATACCTAAAAGCCCGCCTGGTGGAAGATACCAGCAACCTCTGGACGCTAAAGGGGCTTCCCGGCGGCCCCTTCTTCAGCCTGACGCTAAGCATCGCCGGTCCAGGCGGAGCCGACAATCAACAATCTCCTGACGTGATCACTCCTGCTGACCTCGACGCTGCCATCCCCATCCTGGCCTATGCGGAGGATGGCTATGGAGGCATCGCTGCCGGCACCTGCCTGAATTACCGTGCCATCTACCTCTCCTTCGGCTTCGAAGCCATCCACGACCGGGAGACTCGTCGGGAGGTGATGCGTCGAGCTCTGGATTGGCTGACTGCCCCTGCTCCTGACGTGGGCTTGGAACTACGCGTGGTAGGGGCAATGCGTACGTCGTACCGACATACCGCCATCGGCCCGCCCGGCACCGTCGTCACCCATAAACTGCGCGTTCGGAATACTGGGCGCGGCTCTACTCCGGATATTGTGAACCCAATCTTAGAAGGAGCGGATTGGCTCACGCGCTTAAGCGCGTCGTACCTCAGCCTTCCCGCTTGCACTTCAGCTACGTTGACGGTCAGCGTCACCGTCCCGACGATCGCGACCTGGAATGCTCATGATGTTCTCACCTTGACTCTCCGTTCCACTATTTCCTCATCCTTGAGCGCGACGGCTATCCTGACCAGCAAGGCCCCAGCGCCGATCCTCTTAGTGGATGACGACCGCTGGTATGAGCAGGTCGAGAAGTACCGCTCGGCAATGGAGACTGCTGGCCTCCCTTATGATCTGTGGGAGACCCATGCGGCACTAGGGAGCGGGGGACAGGGCAGCCCACCCGCCGAGATCCTACGATGGTATCCAATCATCGTCTGGTGGACAGGATATGACTGGTATGAACCAGTGAACGCTCAAGAGGAGCTTGCACTGATGACATATCTGAAGGAGGGTGGGCGGTTATTCCTGACCTCCCAGGATTTCCTGTACTATCATACTTCCAGTCCCCTCCGCCCCCTTCTAGGCGTGTTAACACACACAGAGGACGTGACGCCGACAGTTGCGATGGTCGTTCCGGAGAACCCCGTCGGACTCAGAGGGGGTCCCTGGCCGTTGACCTATCCATACCGAAACTTCTCAGACGGATTGGTGCCAACACCGGGGACGGCCGTCGCTTTACGAGATGAGATCTGGCGGGGCATCGGCCTAGCTCGCCGAGGTATTCCCAAGAAAGGGTTTGCGCCTCCAGAGGCAACGGTTTTCTTCTCCTTCCCATGGGAGACGCTGCCAGAAGAAGCACGGTCGGCTGTAATAAGGCAAGTGGTGGGCTACCTCTCTTGGCTAGGGGGATCGTCCTTCTTTGCTGACCGGGGCGCAGCGTCTGCCGGGGCGACCATCAACTACACCCTTCGCCTGCTGAACGACGGCCCGATACCGATCATTGCGGCCGTCTCCAATGCCTTCCCGTCCGACCTGGGTACGGCCCCAACACTGGTATGGACGGGGACGCTGTCCCCTGGCGAGCCATTGACCTTCATCCTCCCGGTAACCCTAACGACGGGGCTATCGCCAGGGACCGCCGTTCCCCACACTGTCCGGATCGCGCTGATAGAACAAGGTATCGTCTTCTCTCGGACAGCAGTGATACGGGTCAATGCGCCAGACTTGGGGGCATCGACGCTGAGGTGCGAGCCGCGCTCTACAAAGCCTAGGGAGCCGGTCACTTGCATCCTGCGGCTGACCAACACCGGCCCCGTCGACGCGTCGAGGGTGACAGTGCAAATCACAGGCACTCTGAGGATTTCCGATGTCCCGTGGACCGGCCCACTCCGGACGGGCGAGACGATCACGCTAACCTGGAAAGTCATCCCATCGGTAGAGGAGGGGTATGTCGTTGCGTTGATAGAAGATGAGGTAGGAGGACGTTGGGAACGCCCATCATGGGTGAAAGTTCAAGCCTGGCG